A genomic window from Microbacterium sp. H1-D42 includes:
- a CDS encoding acylphosphatase codes for MRSVRVIVRGRVQGVGFRWFVRDAAVARGVTGWVRNHADGSVEALLSGADADVDTVLSQLRTGPAFAHVDDVVMADAEDPHLREFEIRR; via the coding sequence GTGAGATCCGTTCGAGTGATCGTCCGCGGCCGCGTGCAGGGCGTCGGCTTCCGGTGGTTCGTGCGGGATGCCGCCGTGGCCCGCGGAGTGACCGGCTGGGTGCGCAATCACGCCGACGGCAGCGTCGAGGCGCTGCTCAGCGGTGCGGATGCCGACGTGGATACCGTCCTTTCGCAGTTGCGCACCGGCCCAGCGTTCGCGCACGTCGATGACGTGGTGATGGCGGATGCCGAAGATCCCCACCTGCGCGAGTTCGAGATCAGGCGCTGA
- a CDS encoding DEAD/DEAH box helicase translates to MKPGFDDLGITGPVLKAVRDLGYETPSPIQAATIPLLLQGRDVLGTAQTGTGKTAAFALPVLEKLDLSQKTPQVLVLAPTRELALQVCEAFESYSARMKDVRVLPVYGGQAYGVQLSALRRGVHIVVGTPGRIMDHQAKGTLDLSELKYLVLDEADEMLKMGFAEDVEQILAQTPEDKQVALFSATMPATIRRLAQQYLNMPEEVAIKGKTTTNQNITQRYLVVSYAQKVDALTRILEVENFDGMIVFVRTKNETETLAEKLRARGYSAAAINGDVPQVQRERSVNQLKDGKLDILVATDVAARGLDVERISHVVNFDIPTDTESYVHRIGRTGRAGRTGDAISFITPRERYLLKHIEKATRQQPTQMQLPTTEDVNTTRLARFDDAITAALQETSRIEGFRDIIAHYVRNNDVPEADVAAALAVVAQGATPLLLDPANDSLSKAVERDNRPQRDRDDRGDRQDRAPRERRSRGDYAAYRIEVGRRHRVEPRQIVGALANEGGLGRDDFGAIAIKPDFSIVELPVNLDPSVLEKLRDTRISGQLIEIKPDRGMPNRRGPRDDDRRGGYSQGPREGGYQRDRGGYQRDDRGGRDDRGGDAAYRKPRHKN, encoded by the coding sequence GTGAAGCCCGGCTTCGACGACCTCGGCATCACGGGCCCCGTACTGAAGGCCGTCCGCGACCTGGGATACGAGACGCCCTCGCCCATCCAGGCCGCGACGATCCCCCTGCTGCTGCAGGGTCGCGACGTGCTCGGCACCGCGCAGACCGGCACGGGCAAGACGGCGGCTTTCGCGCTGCCGGTGCTCGAGAAGCTCGACCTCAGCCAGAAGACGCCGCAAGTGCTCGTGCTCGCCCCCACGCGCGAGCTCGCCCTGCAGGTCTGCGAAGCTTTCGAGTCGTACTCGGCACGCATGAAGGATGTCCGCGTGCTCCCCGTCTACGGCGGGCAGGCGTATGGCGTGCAGCTGTCGGCGCTGCGCCGCGGCGTGCACATCGTCGTCGGCACCCCCGGTCGCATCATGGACCACCAGGCAAAGGGCACCCTCGATCTCTCGGAGCTGAAGTACCTCGTTCTGGACGAGGCCGACGAGATGCTGAAGATGGGCTTCGCCGAAGACGTCGAGCAGATCCTCGCGCAGACGCCGGAGGACAAGCAGGTCGCGCTGTTCTCGGCGACGATGCCCGCGACGATCCGCCGCCTCGCGCAGCAGTACCTGAACATGCCCGAAGAGGTCGCGATCAAGGGCAAGACCACGACCAACCAGAACATCACGCAGCGGTACCTGGTCGTCTCGTACGCACAGAAGGTGGATGCCCTGACGCGCATCCTCGAGGTCGAGAACTTCGACGGGATGATCGTCTTCGTCCGCACCAAGAACGAGACCGAGACGCTGGCTGAGAAGCTGCGTGCCCGCGGATACTCCGCCGCCGCGATCAACGGCGACGTGCCGCAGGTGCAGCGCGAGCGCTCAGTGAACCAGCTCAAGGACGGCAAGCTCGACATCCTCGTCGCCACCGACGTCGCCGCCCGCGGTCTTGACGTCGAGCGCATCAGCCACGTGGTGAACTTCGACATCCCCACCGACACCGAGTCGTACGTGCACCGCATCGGCCGCACCGGCCGCGCCGGCCGCACCGGCGACGCGATCAGCTTCATCACGCCGCGCGAGCGTTACCTGCTCAAGCACATCGAGAAGGCCACCCGCCAGCAGCCAACGCAGATGCAGCTGCCCACGACCGAGGACGTCAACACGACGCGTCTGGCGCGCTTCGACGATGCCATCACGGCCGCACTGCAGGAGACCAGCCGCATCGAGGGCTTCCGCGACATCATCGCGCACTACGTGCGCAACAACGATGTGCCAGAGGCTGACGTGGCCGCAGCCCTCGCCGTGGTCGCGCAGGGCGCGACCCCGCTGCTGCTGGACCCGGCCAATGACTCGCTGTCGAAGGCTGTCGAGCGCGACAACCGTCCGCAGCGTGACCGCGACGACCGTGGCGACCGCCAGGATCGCGCGCCTCGCGAGCGCCGCAGCCGCGGCGACTACGCGGCCTACCGCATCGAGGTGGGTCGTCGTCACCGCGTCGAGCCGCGTCAGATCGTCGGGGCACTCGCGAACGAGGGTGGCCTCGGCCGTGATGACTTCGGCGCCATCGCCATCAAGCCGGACTTCTCGATCGTCGAGCTGCCGGTCAACCTCGACCCCTCGGTGCTCGAGAAGCTGCGTGACACGCGCATCTCGGGCCAGCTGATCGAGATCAAGCCCGACCGCGGGATGCCGAACCGTCGTGGTCCGCGTGACGACGACCGCCGCGGCGGCTACTCGCAGGGCCCCCGTGAGGGCGGCTACCAGCGCGACCGCGGTGGCTACCAGCGCGATGACCGTGGTGGACGGGACGACCGCGGCGGCGACGCGGCGTACCGCAAGCCCCGCCACAAGAACTGA
- the ligA gene encoding NAD-dependent DNA ligase LigA, which produces MPENITLEAARAEAEELTTRILEAKDAYYGRDTSLVDDATYDGWMHRLEEIERLYPELQGQDSPTQMVGAAEATGLATIEHAERMLSLDNVFSLDELREWQSKTQAAAGREVAWLTELKIDGLAINLRYENGMLTSAATRGDGRVGEIVTENALRLAEIPERLSGEGHPAIVEVRGEVFIPVAAFERLNAAQAAFRDRAYADALERWEARAGAKRPFDEDKARTAAARRFPSFANPRNAASGGLRQQIDKKSGLELEAGLLRIESLALYVHGIGAWPDPPVAAQSEVYDLVASWGLPTSPHTKVCHSVDEVAEFVAHFGEHRHDVEHELDGIVVKVDELALHDELGMTSRAPRWAIAYKYPPEEVQTTLLDIVVSVGRTGRATPFAVMAPAHVAGSVVRQATLHNKDVVKAKGVLIGDTVVLRKAGDVIPEVLGPVVERRDGTEREFVMPIGCPECGTPLRPMKEGDIDLRCPNARSCPAQVRGRVDHIGSRGALDVEALGEVTAAALTQPSHPADPPLETEAGLFTLTLDQIVPIEVVVRDSETGLPKEDDDGIVKTRAPFRRNATAAEKKQGIEGPQPSSQAVKLLAELEKAKAKELWRLLVSLNIRHVGPVAARALAQWFGSLDAIRAATREELAAVEGVGGIIADSLLAWFEVDWHIDIIDQWTAAGVQWATPGHPGPGAAVAEGGVLDGLTVVATGSLDGYSREGAQEAIIKAGGKAASSVSKKTDFVAAGPGAGSKLAKAEDLGIRVLDAAQFHVLVTEGPDALDA; this is translated from the coding sequence GTGCCGGAGAACATCACGCTGGAAGCCGCTCGCGCCGAGGCTGAAGAGCTGACCACGCGCATCCTCGAAGCCAAGGACGCGTACTACGGTCGTGACACATCGCTGGTCGATGACGCGACGTACGACGGCTGGATGCACCGACTCGAAGAAATCGAGCGGCTGTACCCCGAGCTGCAGGGGCAGGACTCGCCCACGCAGATGGTGGGGGCTGCCGAGGCCACAGGGCTGGCGACGATCGAGCACGCCGAGCGGATGCTGAGCCTCGACAACGTCTTCTCCCTCGACGAGCTGCGCGAGTGGCAGAGCAAGACGCAGGCGGCGGCCGGGCGCGAGGTCGCCTGGCTGACCGAGCTGAAGATCGACGGGCTGGCGATCAACCTGCGCTATGAGAACGGCATGCTGACCTCTGCTGCGACCCGTGGCGATGGGCGCGTCGGCGAGATCGTCACCGAGAACGCACTGCGATTGGCCGAGATCCCCGAACGCCTCAGCGGTGAAGGACATCCTGCCATCGTCGAAGTGCGCGGCGAGGTGTTCATCCCTGTTGCCGCGTTCGAGCGACTCAACGCCGCACAGGCCGCGTTCCGCGATCGCGCCTACGCCGACGCGCTGGAGCGCTGGGAGGCGCGCGCCGGCGCGAAGCGCCCATTCGATGAGGACAAGGCCCGCACCGCGGCTGCACGCCGGTTCCCGTCCTTCGCGAATCCGCGCAACGCCGCCAGTGGCGGGCTGCGCCAGCAGATCGACAAGAAGAGCGGACTGGAGCTCGAAGCAGGGCTGCTGCGCATCGAATCCCTCGCCCTTTACGTGCACGGCATCGGCGCCTGGCCCGATCCGCCGGTGGCTGCGCAGAGTGAGGTGTACGACCTCGTCGCGAGCTGGGGCCTGCCAACGAGTCCGCACACCAAGGTGTGTCACAGCGTCGACGAGGTTGCCGAATTCGTCGCGCACTTCGGCGAGCACCGCCACGATGTCGAACACGAGCTCGACGGAATCGTCGTCAAGGTGGACGAGCTCGCCCTGCACGACGAGCTGGGCATGACCAGTCGTGCGCCCCGCTGGGCCATCGCCTACAAGTACCCGCCCGAAGAGGTGCAGACCACGCTGCTCGACATCGTCGTCTCGGTCGGACGCACCGGTCGCGCCACCCCGTTTGCGGTGATGGCCCCCGCACATGTGGCGGGCTCAGTCGTGCGTCAGGCCACGCTGCACAACAAGGACGTCGTCAAGGCCAAGGGCGTGCTCATCGGAGACACCGTCGTGCTGCGCAAGGCGGGTGACGTGATCCCCGAGGTGCTGGGCCCTGTGGTCGAGCGACGTGACGGCACCGAGCGCGAGTTCGTCATGCCGATCGGATGCCCGGAATGCGGCACCCCGCTGCGGCCGATGAAAGAGGGCGACATCGATCTGCGCTGCCCGAACGCGCGCTCCTGCCCCGCGCAGGTCCGAGGACGAGTCGATCACATCGGCTCGCGCGGCGCGTTGGATGTCGAGGCGCTCGGCGAGGTGACCGCTGCGGCACTGACCCAGCCCAGCCATCCGGCCGATCCGCCACTGGAGACCGAGGCGGGGCTGTTCACGCTGACCCTGGATCAGATCGTGCCGATCGAAGTGGTCGTGCGGGACTCCGAGACCGGCCTGCCGAAGGAGGATGACGACGGGATCGTGAAGACCCGCGCGCCGTTCCGTCGCAACGCCACCGCTGCCGAGAAGAAGCAGGGGATCGAGGGGCCCCAGCCGTCATCCCAGGCCGTCAAGCTGCTTGCCGAACTCGAGAAGGCCAAGGCCAAGGAGCTCTGGCGCCTGCTGGTGTCGCTGAACATCCGCCACGTCGGCCCCGTCGCCGCGCGCGCCCTGGCGCAGTGGTTCGGATCGCTGGATGCCATCCGCGCGGCGACCCGCGAAGAGCTCGCCGCTGTCGAGGGGGTCGGCGGGATCATCGCCGATTCACTGCTGGCCTGGTTCGAGGTCGACTGGCACATCGACATCATCGACCAGTGGACCGCCGCCGGGGTGCAGTGGGCGACACCGGGGCATCCCGGTCCGGGCGCAGCGGTCGCCGAGGGCGGTGTGCTCGACGGTCTCACGGTCGTCGCGACAGGATCGCTCGACGGCTACTCGCGCGAAGGGGCGCAGGAGGCGATCATCAAAGCCGGCGGCAAGGCGGCATCCAGCGTCTCTAAGAAGACCGACTTCGTCGCCGCAGGCCCCGGAGCGGGATCGAAGCTCGCCAAGGCCGAGGATCTCGGCATCCGCGTCCTCGACGCCGCCCAGTTCCACGTTCTGGTGACCGAGGGGCCGGACGCACTGGATGCCTGA
- the glgX gene encoding glycogen debranching protein GlgX, which translates to MSAPTIQPLGGTALDDLGVRLHDGGGTLRIWSQNASSIELVLFDEDDLDWETATVALERRTGGVWEVTTDLLQPGTRYSLRVDGPHGPGNTFNAETLLLDPYSRGLAQGDGYEEWRSVVIVDGFDWGGIAKPRIPLDETVIYEGHVKGLTKRHPEVPAALHGTYAGLAHPAMIEYLKDLGVTAVELLPVHAFVPEPRLLERGLTNYWGYNTLNFFTPHTAYATEASRNAGPEAVLTEFKGMVKLLHEAGLEVILDVVYNHTSEEGLGGPRSSLRGIDNANYYRQQPNGAYIDTTGVGNTVNTATDAAARLVLDSLRYWANEMQIDGFRFDLAAALGRGATHEFDPQHPLLLAIRDDPALQDVKIIAEPWDVGMGGWQTGNFPTGWSEWNDRYRDRARNFWLSDIDYARRASAPVGIGGFANRLAGSANTYSEERGPLASINFVTAHDGFTLHDLVSYDVKHNEANGEDNRDGADVNRSFNHGVEGETEQPAILTARRKAMRNLMGTLLLSAGIPMITAGDEFGRTQRGNNNAYCQDSPLTWLQWEHQPWQRDLRAHVSLLTRLRAENPALRPGRYARLGEHVPEASEMDWYDQDGQTMEVEQWNDPRNRTLQYVAASIPHDGESNRILLIVHGTEAPIDVRLPDSIENASSFVSLWSSSDEAPAAEERRYLPGEVLPIAGTSMRLFRVE; encoded by the coding sequence ATGTCCGCGCCGACCATCCAGCCCCTCGGAGGCACCGCTCTCGACGACCTCGGTGTGCGTCTGCACGACGGCGGCGGAACCCTGCGCATCTGGTCGCAGAACGCGTCGTCCATCGAGTTGGTGCTCTTCGACGAAGACGACCTCGACTGGGAGACCGCCACCGTCGCCCTCGAGCGCCGCACCGGCGGCGTGTGGGAGGTGACGACCGACCTGCTGCAGCCAGGCACGCGCTACTCGCTGCGCGTCGACGGCCCGCACGGCCCTGGCAACACCTTCAACGCCGAGACGCTGCTGCTTGACCCATACAGCCGCGGCCTCGCACAGGGCGACGGCTACGAGGAATGGCGCTCGGTCGTCATCGTCGACGGCTTCGACTGGGGCGGGATCGCCAAGCCGCGCATTCCGCTGGATGAGACCGTCATCTACGAAGGGCATGTGAAGGGCCTCACCAAGCGGCACCCGGAGGTTCCCGCCGCACTGCACGGCACCTACGCGGGCCTGGCCCACCCGGCCATGATCGAGTACCTGAAAGATCTCGGGGTCACCGCTGTCGAGCTGCTGCCGGTGCACGCCTTCGTGCCCGAGCCCCGTCTGCTCGAACGCGGGCTCACCAACTACTGGGGCTACAACACCCTGAACTTCTTCACTCCGCACACCGCATACGCCACCGAGGCCTCTCGCAACGCCGGGCCGGAAGCCGTGCTCACCGAGTTCAAGGGCATGGTCAAGCTGCTGCACGAGGCGGGCCTCGAGGTCATCCTCGACGTCGTCTACAACCACACCAGCGAAGAGGGACTCGGCGGTCCGCGATCGAGCCTGCGCGGCATCGACAACGCCAACTACTACCGCCAGCAGCCGAACGGCGCGTACATCGACACCACCGGCGTCGGGAACACCGTCAACACGGCCACAGACGCCGCCGCGCGACTCGTGCTGGACTCGCTGCGCTACTGGGCGAACGAGATGCAGATCGACGGCTTCCGCTTCGATCTCGCCGCGGCCCTCGGCCGCGGCGCCACGCACGAGTTCGACCCCCAGCATCCGCTGCTGCTCGCGATCCGCGACGATCCCGCCCTGCAGGACGTGAAGATCATCGCCGAGCCGTGGGACGTCGGGATGGGCGGATGGCAGACCGGCAACTTCCCCACCGGATGGAGCGAGTGGAACGACCGCTACCGCGATCGCGCGCGCAACTTCTGGCTGAGCGACATCGACTACGCGCGCCGCGCATCAGCGCCGGTCGGGATCGGCGGGTTCGCGAACCGTCTCGCCGGGTCAGCCAACACCTACAGCGAGGAGCGCGGCCCGCTGGCGAGCATCAACTTCGTCACCGCCCACGACGGGTTCACCCTGCACGACCTCGTCTCGTACGACGTCAAGCACAATGAGGCCAACGGCGAGGACAACCGCGACGGTGCGGACGTGAACCGCTCGTTCAACCACGGCGTCGAGGGCGAGACCGAGCAGCCCGCGATCCTCACAGCCAGGCGCAAGGCCATGCGCAACCTGATGGGAACGCTGCTGCTGTCAGCCGGCATCCCGATGATCACCGCCGGCGACGAGTTCGGACGCACACAGCGCGGCAACAACAACGCCTACTGTCAGGACTCCCCCCTGACCTGGCTGCAGTGGGAGCACCAGCCGTGGCAGCGGGACCTGCGCGCGCACGTGTCGCTGCTGACGCGCCTGCGCGCCGAGAACCCGGCGCTGCGGCCGGGGCGCTATGCACGGCTCGGCGAGCACGTACCTGAGGCGTCCGAGATGGACTGGTACGACCAGGACGGCCAGACGATGGAGGTCGAGCAGTGGAACGACCCCCGCAACCGCACCCTGCAGTACGTCGCAGCCAGCATCCCGCACGACGGTGAGAGCAATCGCATCCTGCTGATCGTGCACGGCACCGAGGCGCCGATCGATGTGCGACTGCCCGACAGCATCGAGAACGCTTCCTCGTTCGTCTCGCTGTGGTCCAGTTCCGACGAGGCTCCAGCCGCCGAGGAACGCCGCTACCTGCCCGGTGAGGTACTGCCCATCGCGGGCACATCGATGCGGCTCTTCCGGGTCGAATGA
- a CDS encoding cysteine desulfurase family protein — MRFYLDHAATTPLRREAREAWLSASDLVGNASSTHGAGQDVRRLLEESRERVATVLGCEPIEVVFTSGGTESINTALHGLWAARAEKSDAIVLPDAEHHATMDTVAALAASGAVVLPVPVDELGRISVPAFADALPGAALATALVANNEVGTINDAGALSAAAADAWVPLHLDAVSAWGHLPLSFRVLRGDAPAGSGLVAMSIAGHKIGAPVGTGALIVARTARLAPLLHGGAQQRGLRAGTQDVPGAAALAAAMEAAELERERESERLRVLRERLVVGIRSAVPSAELLGDPTDRLPGNAHVLFPGAVGESLLFLLDMAGVSASTGSACQAGVAEPSHVVMAMGRSETEARSVLRFTLGATSTDADVDAVLAVIADAVHRASPAART, encoded by the coding sequence ATGCGCTTCTACCTCGATCACGCGGCGACCACGCCGTTGCGGCGCGAAGCGCGCGAGGCATGGCTGAGCGCATCCGACCTCGTCGGCAACGCGTCATCGACGCACGGCGCCGGCCAGGACGTGCGCCGGCTGCTGGAGGAGTCACGCGAACGCGTCGCGACCGTGCTGGGCTGCGAACCGATCGAAGTCGTCTTCACCTCGGGCGGCACAGAATCCATCAACACGGCGCTGCACGGACTGTGGGCAGCTCGGGCCGAGAAATCGGATGCCATCGTGCTGCCCGACGCCGAACATCACGCCACTATGGACACGGTCGCAGCCCTGGCCGCGAGCGGCGCCGTGGTGCTTCCGGTGCCGGTGGACGAGCTCGGTCGGATCTCTGTGCCGGCCTTCGCTGACGCCCTTCCCGGCGCCGCGCTGGCAACAGCGCTCGTCGCCAACAACGAGGTGGGCACGATCAATGACGCAGGTGCGCTCAGCGCGGCGGCGGCGGATGCCTGGGTACCGCTGCATCTGGACGCTGTCTCGGCCTGGGGACATCTGCCGCTGTCGTTCCGCGTACTGCGCGGCGACGCGCCTGCAGGCTCTGGACTGGTGGCGATGAGCATCGCAGGGCACAAGATCGGTGCACCGGTGGGAACGGGAGCGCTGATCGTCGCCCGCACCGCGCGACTGGCGCCGCTGCTGCACGGGGGAGCCCAGCAGCGCGGTCTGCGCGCCGGCACGCAGGATGTCCCAGGAGCTGCCGCGCTGGCCGCCGCCATGGAGGCAGCGGAGCTCGAACGCGAGCGCGAATCGGAGAGGCTGCGCGTGCTGCGTGAGCGGCTCGTCGTCGGCATCCGATCCGCCGTGCCGTCGGCTGAGCTGCTCGGCGACCCCACCGACCGTCTGCCCGGCAACGCGCACGTGCTTTTCCCTGGGGCTGTGGGGGAGAGCCTGCTGTTCCTGCTCGACATGGCCGGCGTCTCAGCATCCACCGGATCCGCCTGCCAGGCCGGCGTCGCCGAGCCCTCCCACGTCGTGATGGCGATGGGGCGCAGCGAGACCGAGGCGCGCAGTGTGCTGCGGTTCACGCTGGGGGCGACCTCGACCGACGCGGACGTCGATGCCGTGCTCGCGGTGATCGCGGATGCCGTGCACCGGGCCTCTCCAGCTGCGCGCACGTAA
- a CDS encoding aminoglycoside phosphotransferase family protein, with protein sequence MTTHTHDLFISDSEVRKRFTSWSDGEADREWTCLTLIARHAPDLAPRPLRRETAEGAPEIVMDRLRGRPFGAALLTAEQTVALGVALRRLYDMPLTAVVASGIGERRLGPSTLRAHLVDWSAESPDLSPARQPKLVEHALREVREFLAGAQVPESRLSVLGIADLNPANVLWDGRVCRLVDFEDGGLSDPAFELADHVEHLAGRGVYDADSLVRAVGLDAEDRERFCE encoded by the coding sequence GTGACGACGCACACGCATGATCTGTTCATCTCCGACAGCGAGGTGCGCAAGCGGTTCACCAGCTGGTCAGATGGTGAGGCCGACCGGGAGTGGACGTGCCTCACGCTGATCGCGCGGCACGCACCTGATCTGGCCCCACGGCCGCTGCGCCGCGAGACCGCGGAGGGTGCGCCGGAGATCGTGATGGACCGTCTTCGGGGTCGCCCCTTCGGTGCTGCGCTGCTGACCGCGGAGCAGACAGTCGCCCTTGGGGTCGCTCTGCGCCGCCTCTACGACATGCCGCTCACGGCGGTCGTGGCGAGCGGCATCGGTGAGCGTCGGCTCGGCCCATCGACGCTGCGCGCGCACCTGGTCGACTGGTCGGCTGAGTCGCCCGACCTGAGTCCTGCGCGGCAGCCGAAGCTCGTCGAGCACGCACTCCGCGAAGTGCGCGAGTTTCTCGCTGGTGCGCAGGTTCCCGAGTCCCGGCTCTCGGTGCTCGGCATCGCCGATCTCAACCCAGCGAACGTCCTGTGGGACGGTCGGGTCTGCCGACTGGTGGACTTCGAGGACGGCGGGCTGTCCGACCCCGCGTTCGAGCTCGCCGACCACGTGGAGCACCTTGCGGGCCGGGGCGTGTACGACGCTGATTCCCTCGTGCGCGCGGTCGGACTCGACGCCGAGGACCGCGAGCGATTCTGCGAATGA
- the mnmA gene encoding tRNA 2-thiouridine(34) synthase MnmA, whose amino-acid sequence MSGGVDSAVAAARAVEAGHDVVGVHLALSRAGGTLRTGSRGCCTIEDAMDARRTADLIGIPFYVWDFSERFREDVIEDFISEYQAGRTPNPCLRCNEKIKFAALLERAIELGFDAVCTGHYATLVDGTGGLELHRASDSAKDQSYVLGVLNAEQIAHTYFPLGETPSKALVRAEAAERGISVAQKPDSHDICFIPDGDTRGWLAEKVGTATGDVVDRNGDVVGSHEGAHAFTVGQRRGLKLGIPAADGKPRFVLEIRPVSNTVVVGPKEALAIAEISGERFSWAGAAPEASEFECEVQIRAHADPVPARAFVSDTGVRVVPDVPLDGVAPGQSAVIYVGTRVLGQFTIDTTVSAVPVEA is encoded by the coding sequence ATGAGTGGCGGGGTCGACTCGGCGGTGGCGGCGGCCCGCGCCGTCGAAGCCGGCCACGACGTCGTCGGCGTGCACTTGGCGCTCTCGCGCGCCGGCGGCACGCTGCGCACCGGCAGCCGCGGCTGCTGCACGATCGAGGACGCGATGGATGCCCGTCGCACCGCCGACCTGATCGGCATCCCGTTCTATGTGTGGGACTTCTCGGAGCGCTTTCGCGAGGACGTCATCGAGGACTTCATCTCGGAATACCAGGCCGGCCGCACGCCGAACCCCTGCCTGCGGTGCAACGAGAAGATCAAGTTCGCCGCTCTGCTGGAGCGGGCGATCGAGCTCGGCTTCGACGCGGTGTGCACGGGGCACTACGCCACGCTGGTCGACGGCACCGGCGGGCTCGAGCTGCACCGGGCGTCCGATTCTGCGAAAGACCAGTCCTATGTTCTCGGCGTGCTGAACGCCGAGCAGATCGCGCACACCTACTTCCCACTGGGGGAGACACCCTCGAAGGCGCTCGTGCGCGCCGAGGCCGCCGAACGCGGCATCAGCGTCGCGCAGAAGCCCGACAGCCACGACATCTGCTTCATCCCCGACGGCGACACGCGCGGCTGGCTGGCCGAGAAGGTCGGCACGGCGACCGGCGACGTCGTCGACCGTAACGGTGACGTGGTGGGTTCGCACGAGGGCGCGCACGCGTTCACGGTGGGGCAGCGGCGCGGTCTCAAGCTCGGCATCCCCGCCGCTGACGGCAAGCCGCGCTTCGTGCTCGAGATCCGTCCGGTGTCGAACACCGTGGTCGTCGGCCCAAAGGAAGCGCTTGCCATCGCAGAGATATCGGGGGAGCGGTTCTCCTGGGCGGGGGCTGCGCCCGAGGCATCCGAGTTCGAGTGCGAAGTGCAGATCCGCGCCCACGCCGATCCCGTGCCGGCGCGCGCGTTCGTCTCGGACACCGGCGTGCGCGTCGTGCCTGATGTGCCGCTCGACGGCGTCGCGCCAGGTCAGAGCGCGGTGATCTACGTCGGCACCCGCGTGCTGGGTCAGTTCACGATCGACACGACCGTGTCGGCGGTGCCTGTCGAGGCCTGA